One window of Microcoleus vaginatus PCC 9802 genomic DNA carries:
- a CDS encoding UDP-N-acetylglucosamine 2-epimerase (non-hydrolyzing), which produces MPEATHRVCIVLGTRPEAIKLAPVIQLFKSSPTFDTQVILTGQHREMVEQVMRMFDLKADRDLAIMQHQQTLTDITSRSLQGLEALFKELQPQIVLVQGDTTTAFAATLAAFYQKIPVGHVEAGLRTDDVFNPYPEEANRRLISQLTRLHFAPTALAQENLGRSGVLGEIHRTGNTVIDALLSVAQREPECNIPNLDWSKYRTILATVHRRENWGEPLQGIAHAFLQILDKFPDTALLLPLHRNPTVRQPLQALLGDHPRVFLTEPLDYAELVGAIQRCHLILTDSGGLQEEAPSLGKPVLVLRETTERPEAISAGTAKLVGTNSDTIFTAAAELLSNSEAYNAMAMAINPFGDGLAASRILKIVEEYFS; this is translated from the coding sequence ATGCCCGAAGCCACTCACCGCGTTTGCATCGTCTTAGGAACTCGCCCAGAAGCGATTAAACTAGCGCCAGTAATTCAACTCTTCAAAAGTTCGCCAACCTTTGACACCCAAGTAATTTTAACCGGTCAGCACCGAGAAATGGTCGAGCAAGTAATGCGAATGTTTGATCTAAAAGCCGATCGGGATTTAGCAATTATGCAGCACCAGCAAACCTTGACAGATATTACATCCCGGAGTTTGCAGGGTTTGGAAGCCTTGTTTAAAGAATTGCAGCCCCAAATCGTCTTAGTTCAGGGCGATACAACCACTGCGTTTGCCGCTACTTTGGCTGCATTTTACCAGAAAATACCCGTAGGTCACGTAGAAGCCGGATTGCGAACAGACGATGTGTTCAATCCTTACCCGGAAGAGGCTAACCGACGGTTGATTTCTCAGCTCACACGGCTGCATTTTGCCCCGACAGCGCTTGCCCAAGAGAATTTAGGGCGATCGGGCGTTTTGGGAGAAATTCACCGTACAGGCAACACAGTAATCGATGCTTTGCTTTCTGTCGCCCAACGCGAACCAGAATGCAACATTCCCAATTTAGATTGGAGCAAATATCGCACTATCTTAGCAACAGTTCACCGCCGCGAAAACTGGGGCGAACCCTTACAAGGAATTGCTCACGCATTTCTTCAAATCTTAGATAAATTTCCCGATACAGCTTTACTGCTACCCCTGCACCGAAATCCCACTGTTCGACAACCTTTGCAAGCTCTTTTGGGCGACCACCCACGAGTATTTTTAACTGAACCTTTAGATTACGCAGAATTAGTAGGAGCGATTCAGAGATGTCATTTAATTCTTACAGATTCCGGTGGCTTGCAAGAAGAAGCACCTAGTTTGGGTAAACCAGTTTTAGTATTACGAGAAACCACAGAAAGACCAGAAGCAATTTCTGCTGGTACTGCTAAACTTGTGGGTACTAATTCTGATACAATTTTCACAGCAGCAGCAGAACTGCTCAGCAATTCCGAAGCATACAACGCAATGGCAATGGCAATTAATCCCTTTGGTGACGGTTTGGCAGCCTCGCGGATTTTGAAAATTGTTGAAGAGTATTTTAGTTAG
- a CDS encoding pseudouridine synthase has product MPYRYILFYKPYDVLTQFTDNSSETKRSTLKDYIPIPNIYAVGRLDRDSEGLLLLTDDGQMQHRLSDPKFAHPRTYWVQVERIPDASAIAALQTGVTIQDYRTRSAKVQLLLEEPPLPPREPPIRFRKNVPTAWLEMTLTEGRNRQVRRMTAAVGFPTLRLVRCAIGHLRLEGLKPGEWRELTQADFRF; this is encoded by the coding sequence ATGCCCTATCGTTACATTCTATTTTATAAACCCTACGACGTTTTAACTCAATTCACTGACAACTCCAGCGAAACTAAACGCAGCACTCTCAAAGACTATATTCCTATTCCCAACATTTATGCTGTAGGAAGGCTCGATCGCGATAGTGAAGGTTTGTTGCTGTTAACCGATGACGGACAAATGCAGCACCGCCTCAGTGACCCGAAATTCGCTCATCCCCGCACTTACTGGGTGCAAGTTGAACGAATTCCCGATGCAAGTGCGATCGCAGCTTTGCAGACAGGTGTCACAATTCAAGATTATCGGACTCGATCGGCAAAAGTGCAATTATTGTTAGAAGAACCCCCTTTGCCACCCCGCGAACCGCCGATTAGATTTCGCAAAAACGTGCCCACAGCTTGGCTGGAAATGACTCTCACAGAAGGCCGCAACCGCCAAGTGCGCCGGATGACCGCAGCAGTAGGGTTTCCGACGCTGCGGCTAGTCAGATGTGCGATCGGGCATTTGCGTCTGGAAGGCCTCAAACCCGGTGAATGGCGCGAACTAACTCAAGCTGATTTTAGATTTTAG
- a CDS encoding PDZ domain-containing protein — translation MNQARRRFSKLQAALFSGAMATTASISLLVPGLSQSVRAELQDSPKAVLDEAWQIVNREYVDGSFNKTDWQLTRQELLSKNYTSREAAYTALRKALEKLNDQYTRFMDPKQYEALTNQTSGELTGVGMRLEEDEKTKVITVVEPMENSPALKAGIQAGDRILVIDGKTTKGMTVSDAAQVIRGDEGTKVTLRIAREGKSEFDITLTRARIEVAAVRYSLKNEGGQNVGYIRLQEFSSHAGEQMQAAIKKLSDQKADAFVLDLRGNPGGLLRVSIDIARMWMDTGAIVRTVDRAGDSQEMRANRTAITDKPLVVLVDDNSASASEILAGALKDNKRATVMGGQTFGKALVQSVHSLADGSGLAVTIAHYYTPSGTDISQKGVTPDVKVEVTDEQKLKLANKPMLVATKDDPCYAQAIALLKTTASSTRPVAANEVVVPKK, via the coding sequence ATGAATCAAGCCCGCAGACGCTTTTCTAAATTACAGGCAGCCCTGTTCAGTGGGGCGATGGCAACAACCGCTTCGATATCTTTACTCGTTCCCGGGCTGAGTCAATCAGTCCGCGCTGAGCTTCAAGATAGCCCCAAAGCTGTCTTAGACGAAGCTTGGCAAATTGTCAACCGAGAGTATGTTGATGGCAGCTTTAACAAGACTGACTGGCAATTGACCCGCCAAGAACTGTTGAGCAAAAACTATACCTCTCGCGAAGCTGCCTACACCGCTCTCCGCAAAGCCCTAGAGAAATTAAACGACCAGTACACGCGCTTCATGGACCCGAAGCAGTACGAAGCGCTGACGAATCAAACCTCCGGGGAACTGACAGGGGTGGGGATGAGGCTCGAAGAAGACGAGAAAACGAAAGTGATTACCGTAGTCGAGCCGATGGAAAATTCCCCCGCCCTGAAGGCAGGGATTCAAGCGGGCGATAGGATTTTGGTGATAGACGGCAAAACTACCAAAGGCATGACTGTCTCGGATGCAGCTCAGGTAATTCGGGGCGACGAAGGCACGAAAGTCACGCTGCGGATTGCTCGTGAGGGCAAAAGCGAATTTGACATCACTCTGACTAGGGCGAGAATTGAGGTAGCAGCGGTTCGCTACAGCCTTAAGAATGAAGGGGGTCAGAATGTGGGTTACATCCGTTTGCAAGAGTTTAGTTCTCACGCCGGCGAACAAATGCAGGCGGCGATTAAAAAGCTCTCGGATCAGAAAGCTGACGCTTTTGTGTTGGATTTGCGGGGCAATCCCGGCGGTTTGCTGCGAGTGAGCATTGATATCGCTCGGATGTGGATGGATACAGGGGCGATCGTCCGCACAGTCGATCGCGCGGGCGATTCTCAGGAAATGCGCGCAAACCGCACTGCAATCACTGATAAGCCTTTGGTGGTGCTGGTGGACGACAATTCGGCCAGCGCCAGCGAGATTTTGGCCGGTGCTCTGAAGGACAACAAGCGCGCAACTGTGATGGGCGGCCAAACTTTTGGCAAAGCTTTGGTGCAGTCGGTGCATTCTTTGGCTGACGGTTCGGGATTGGCGGTGACGATCGCCCACTACTATACTCCCAGCGGTACCGATATCAGCCAAAAGGGGGTTACTCCCGATGTTAAGGTAGAAGTCACCGACGAACAAAAGCTCAAATTAGCTAACAAACCGATGTTGGTTGCGACTAAGGACGATCCTTGCTACGCGCAGGCGATCGCACTTTTGAAAACTACCGCTTCCTCGACCCGTCCCGTTGCTGCTAATGAGGTTGTTGTTCCTAAGAAGTAG
- a CDS encoding VOC family protein, whose translation MHHASIRTANIHRAIAFYEQLGFTVSDRFTTGYTLACWMEGLNGRIELIQIPEPKPAPDAFGDEHYVGYYHLSFDLTEATTDLPSWLESMKERFEEAVKEQPNQFQPLKVLLEPTQQAIGQNVYEVAFIADTDGLPLEFIRRMNS comes from the coding sequence ATGCACCACGCCTCGATTCGCACTGCTAACATACACCGGGCGATCGCCTTTTACGAACAGTTGGGATTTACTGTGAGCGATCGCTTTACCACAGGTTACACCCTAGCCTGTTGGATGGAAGGTCTCAACGGACGCATTGAACTAATTCAAATCCCGGAACCAAAACCTGCACCGGATGCTTTCGGAGACGAGCATTATGTGGGATATTATCATTTATCTTTTGATTTAACTGAGGCGACAACTGACTTGCCTAGCTGGTTGGAGTCTATGAAAGAACGTTTTGAGGAAGCAGTTAAAGAGCAACCCAATCAGTTTCAACCTTTGAAAGTTTTATTAGAACCGACTCAACAGGCGATCGGGCAAAATGTTTACGAAGTAGCTTTTATTGCCGATACTGATGGTTTGCCTTTAGAATTTATCCGGCGGATGAATAGCTAA
- a CDS encoding TIGR02652 family protein, with protein MIEVALQYPMFGPEIQCPHCRQTIPALTLTDTYLCPRHGAFEADPKTGELVHLQSGRHWRRWENEWYRQHTHPDGIRFEIHEALDRLYTQGYRATRVIVAQRYRDLISAYLERSTPWRGQSESPRPRLYGLPVDFSPDPQEDPCWEVINFDLEKEPGVPIRYPYFRLFE; from the coding sequence ATGATTGAAGTTGCCTTGCAATACCCGATGTTTGGCCCGGAAATTCAGTGTCCCCACTGTCGCCAAACAATTCCGGCTCTAACGCTAACGGATACCTATTTGTGTCCGCGTCACGGGGCATTTGAGGCAGATCCAAAAACGGGGGAACTGGTTCACCTTCAGTCTGGGCGGCACTGGCGCCGCTGGGAGAATGAATGGTATCGCCAGCACACGCACCCCGACGGGATTCGGTTTGAAATTCACGAAGCGCTCGATCGACTCTATACTCAAGGCTACCGAGCAACTCGCGTGATCGTTGCCCAACGCTATCGGGACTTAATCAGCGCTTATTTGGAACGCAGCACGCCTTGGCGCGGCCAGTCGGAATCGCCGCGGCCGAGGCTGTACGGTTTGCCTGTGGATTTTAGCCCCGATCCCCAAGAGGACCCCTGCTGGGAAGTGATTAATTTTGATTTGGAAAAAGAGCCGGGAGTTCCGATTAGATATCCCTATTTTCGGTTGTTTGAATAA
- a CDS encoding gamma carbonic anhydrase family protein: MSNLNESLSALPSYWPSPDLSQAAFIAEGAVVIGRVEVAAGASIWYGAVVRADIERIAIGSSTNIQDGAILHGDPGKPTVLEDFVTVGHRAVIHSAYIERGCLIGIGAIVLDGVRVGTGSIVGAGAVVTKDVPPHTLVAGVPAKRLRDVSEEEAAELVEHAKRYEKLALVHAGKGSDLGFAEVKE; this comes from the coding sequence ATGAGCAATCTCAACGAATCTCTGTCTGCACTTCCTTCCTATTGGCCCAGCCCAGATCTATCCCAAGCGGCTTTTATCGCTGAAGGCGCTGTTGTCATCGGCAGGGTAGAGGTGGCTGCGGGCGCTAGTATCTGGTACGGGGCGGTGGTGCGGGCGGATATAGAGCGAATTGCGATCGGCTCAAGTACCAATATCCAAGATGGAGCAATTCTGCACGGCGATCCGGGGAAACCGACGGTTTTGGAAGATTTCGTGACAGTGGGACACCGAGCCGTGATTCACTCAGCTTACATTGAACGGGGCTGCCTGATCGGGATTGGGGCGATCGTCCTGGACGGAGTGAGGGTGGGAACAGGCTCTATCGTCGGTGCAGGGGCGGTTGTCACCAAAGATGTTCCCCCTCATACGCTAGTTGCGGGAGTGCCTGCCAAACGCTTGCGGGATGTCTCTGAGGAAGAAGCGGCGGAGTTGGTGGAACACGCTAAGCGTTACGAAAAGTTGGCTCTGGTTCACGCGGGGAAAGGTTCTGATTTGGGATTTGCTGAGGTGAAGGAATAA
- a CDS encoding bile acid beta-glucosidase, giving the protein MNNDRTSTPNIPPHTWKRPIGLGWENPYTVRYASNLDDGPWHGMPLGGFGAGCIGRSSRGDFNLWHIDGGEHIFRSLPACQFSVFEETQGKKQAFALSTEPPTDGSLSSWKWYPCEGRRKKEEGRREEEERTGEESNSSGSYHALYPRSWFVYENVFHAQLSCEQFSPILPNNYQESSYPVAMFEWVAHNPTDAPITLSIMLTWENIVGWFTNANKSPKVMVRDDGSPFYDYQPRWGESAGNLNLLVEDFHRIGCVMTRLTAEDEPQEGDGQWAIATITNPAVEVFYQTRWNPAGNGEDIWRNFSAEGFLLDDNDETAAAAGEQLACAIAVRFTLRPGKTRKIPFIIAWDLPVTEFASGVWYYRRYTDFFGRNGKNAWPIIRTAMKHSDTWRENIEAWQKPILERKDLSDSFKMALFNELYALTDGGTLWSAADERDPKGQFAVLECIDYRWYESLDVRLYGSFALLMLWPDLEKSVVLAFARAISAGDDTPRIIGWNQASAIRKAVGATPHDLGAPNEHPWEKTNYTSYQDCNLWKDLPCDFVLQVYRDFLLTGGTDSEFLQECWPAIVEALAYLKTFDEDGDGIPENSGAPDQTFDDWQMRGISAYCGGLWLAALEAAIAIGEILEDAAPQIIPNPQAKIALYHSWLLQARPSYQEKLWNGQYYRLDSESNSEVVMADQLCGQFYAKLLGLPDIVPPECAVSALETVYESCFLKFNEGEFGAANGVMLNGSPENPNATHPLEVWTGINFGLAAFLVQMGMEDKAFKLTDAVVNQIYENGLQFRTPEAITAGGTFRASHYLRAMAIWAIYGVLTNFK; this is encoded by the coding sequence ATGAATAACGATCGCACATCTACTCCAAACATCCCCCCGCACACCTGGAAACGTCCCATCGGCCTGGGTTGGGAGAATCCCTATACAGTCCGCTACGCAAGCAATCTCGACGATGGCCCCTGGCACGGAATGCCTCTGGGCGGGTTCGGTGCCGGCTGCATCGGGCGATCGTCCCGCGGCGACTTCAACCTCTGGCACATTGACGGCGGCGAGCACATTTTTCGCAGTTTGCCCGCTTGTCAGTTCAGCGTTTTTGAAGAAACTCAAGGCAAGAAACAAGCTTTCGCACTGTCCACTGAACCGCCTACCGATGGCAGTTTATCTAGTTGGAAATGGTATCCTTGCGAAGGAAGAAGGAAGAAGGAAGAAGGAAGAAGGGAAGAAGAAGAAAGAACCGGGGAAGAGTCTAATTCTTCGGGGAGTTATCATGCTTTGTATCCGCGCAGTTGGTTTGTTTACGAAAATGTGTTTCATGCTCAATTAAGCTGCGAGCAATTTTCGCCCATTTTGCCTAACAATTATCAGGAAAGCAGTTACCCAGTTGCCATGTTTGAATGGGTGGCGCACAATCCTACAGATGCGCCGATTACTCTCAGCATCATGCTGACTTGGGAGAATATTGTTGGTTGGTTTACTAATGCCAACAAGTCGCCGAAAGTGATGGTGCGAGATGATGGTAGTCCATTTTATGACTATCAACCCCGGTGGGGAGAAAGTGCCGGAAATTTGAATTTGTTGGTGGAAGATTTTCACCGAATCGGTTGCGTGATGACGCGGTTGACTGCTGAGGACGAACCGCAAGAGGGGGATGGACAATGGGCGATCGCAACTATTACTAATCCGGCGGTAGAAGTATTCTATCAAACTCGCTGGAACCCGGCGGGGAATGGCGAGGATATTTGGCGCAACTTTTCTGCTGAAGGTTTCTTGTTAGATGACAATGACGAGACAGCCGCAGCAGCAGGAGAACAGTTGGCTTGTGCGATCGCAGTTCGCTTTACTCTTCGACCGGGAAAAACGCGCAAAATCCCCTTTATTATAGCTTGGGATTTGCCCGTTACTGAGTTTGCATCGGGAGTTTGGTACTACCGCCGCTATACGGATTTCTTCGGCCGCAACGGCAAAAATGCTTGGCCGATTATTCGCACTGCAATGAAGCATTCGGATACTTGGCGCGAAAATATTGAAGCTTGGCAAAAACCCATTTTAGAACGGAAAGATTTGTCAGATAGTTTTAAAATGGCTTTGTTTAACGAGTTATACGCCCTGACAGACGGCGGTACTCTTTGGAGTGCGGCTGACGAACGCGATCCGAAGGGTCAATTTGCGGTTTTGGAGTGCATTGATTACCGCTGGTACGAAAGTTTGGATGTGCGGCTTTACGGTTCTTTTGCTTTGTTGATGCTGTGGCCGGATTTGGAAAAGTCGGTGGTTTTAGCGTTTGCTAGGGCAATTTCTGCAGGAGACGATACGCCGAGAATTATTGGCTGGAATCAAGCTTCGGCTATTAGAAAAGCTGTCGGTGCGACGCCACACGATTTGGGTGCTCCTAACGAACATCCTTGGGAGAAAACGAATTATACTAGCTATCAAGATTGCAATTTGTGGAAGGATTTGCCTTGCGATTTTGTGTTGCAGGTTTATCGGGATTTCCTGTTGACTGGCGGTACAGATTCCGAGTTTTTGCAAGAGTGTTGGCCGGCAATTGTTGAGGCTTTGGCTTATCTGAAAACTTTTGATGAGGATGGGGACGGAATTCCTGAGAATTCCGGAGCACCGGATCAGACGTTTGATGACTGGCAAATGCGGGGGATAAGTGCGTATTGCGGGGGTTTGTGGTTGGCGGCGCTGGAGGCTGCGATCGCGATCGGCGAAATCTTGGAAGATGCAGCACCGCAGATAATTCCTAACCCTCAAGCAAAGATAGCATTATATCACAGTTGGCTGCTCCAAGCAAGACCGAGCTATCAAGAAAAACTGTGGAACGGTCAATATTACCGTTTGGACAGCGAGAGTAATTCCGAAGTGGTGATGGCCGACCAACTGTGCGGTCAATTTTACGCGAAACTGTTAGGATTGCCGGATATTGTGCCGCCGGAATGTGCCGTCAGCGCTTTAGAAACTGTGTATGAATCTTGCTTTTTGAAGTTCAATGAGGGAGAGTTCGGTGCAGCGAATGGGGTGATGCTGAACGGTTCGCCGGAAAATCCCAATGCGACTCATCCTTTGGAAGTTTGGACGGGGATTAATTTTGGGTTGGCCGCTTTTTTGGTACAGATGGGAATGGAGGATAAAGCGTTTAAATTGACGGATGCGGTGGTGAACCAGATTTATGAAAATGGGTTGCAGTTTCGCACGCCGGAAGCGATTACGGCGGGGGGGACTTTTCGGGCGAGTCACTATTTGCGCGCGATGGCGATTTGGGCGATTTACGGGGTGTTAACCAATTTTAAATAA
- a CDS encoding YdiU family protein produces the protein MSNPLLSLNYEPAIESLGGDYFDEVPAADFPQHILRFRNDKLLPVLGLDPAQVTDQHFIEAFGEFHCVRPFLALRYHGYQFSQYNPNLGDGRGFLYGQVRGTDGRLYDFGTKGSGRTPYSRGGDGRLTLKGGIREVLAAEALHRLGVRTSRCFSLVETGDALWRGDEPSPTRSSVMVRFSHSHIRFGTFERLHYIRRPDLIKKLLDFVIEYYYPELHLQASNAGFSPQEKYALFYADLVQRVAELVAQWMAAGFCHAVLNTDNMSITGESFDYGPFAFIPTYKPEFTAAYFDYSGLYCYGNQPFICRDNLEKLQQPLAAAIPQADMDAALAKFGDYYNAAYRQLMLNRLGFENLPEADADELLKVTIKMLAESQVEYHDFFFELRRQFDRIWRDDASQIFAEAEPADLIAPWRQLYYHVLQSLSADDMDTMADRLLRHNPEQSLLRPTIEAVWEAIAIEDNWEPFYELVKRLQDPKN, from the coding sequence ATGTCAAATCCTTTGCTTTCCCTCAACTACGAACCCGCGATAGAATCCCTCGGCGGCGACTATTTCGATGAAGTCCCTGCGGCAGATTTTCCGCAGCACATCCTGCGCTTCCGCAACGACAAATTATTGCCGGTATTGGGTTTAGACCCCGCACAAGTAACCGACCAACATTTCATCGAAGCGTTCGGCGAATTTCACTGCGTCCGCCCTTTTCTGGCACTTCGCTATCACGGCTATCAATTCAGCCAATATAACCCGAATTTAGGCGACGGTAGAGGCTTCTTATACGGCCAAGTTCGCGGCACTGACGGCAGACTTTACGACTTCGGCACTAAAGGTTCCGGCCGCACTCCATACTCGCGCGGCGGTGACGGTAGACTCACTCTCAAAGGGGGAATTCGCGAAGTTTTAGCCGCCGAAGCTTTGCACAGGTTGGGAGTTCGGACATCTCGCTGTTTTAGTTTAGTTGAAACTGGGGATGCTTTGTGGCGGGGCGACGAACCCTCTCCCACGAGATCGTCTGTAATGGTGCGTTTCAGTCATTCTCACATCCGGTTTGGAACTTTTGAAAGGTTGCACTATATCCGCCGCCCGGATTTAATTAAAAAACTTTTAGATTTTGTTATTGAATATTATTATCCTGAACTGCATTTACAAGCAAGCAATGCGGGTTTTTCGCCGCAGGAAAAGTACGCGCTGTTTTATGCAGATTTAGTCCAGCGAGTAGCTGAATTAGTCGCTCAGTGGATGGCGGCAGGATTTTGCCACGCTGTGCTAAACACTGATAATATGTCGATTACTGGAGAAAGCTTCGATTACGGGCCTTTCGCTTTTATCCCAACTTACAAGCCGGAATTTACAGCAGCTTATTTTGACTATTCGGGTCTTTATTGTTACGGCAATCAACCGTTTATTTGTAGGGACAATTTAGAGAAGCTCCAGCAACCGCTAGCAGCGGCGATTCCTCAAGCTGATATGGATGCTGCTTTGGCAAAGTTTGGCGATTATTATAATGCAGCTTATCGGCAGTTGATGCTCAATAGATTGGGATTTGAAAATTTGCCAGAAGCGGATGCTGATGAGTTGTTGAAGGTAACAATTAAAATGCTGGCGGAGTCTCAAGTTGAGTATCACGATTTCTTTTTTGAACTGCGAAGACAGTTCGATCGCATTTGGCGAGATGATGCTAGTCAAATTTTTGCTGAGGCGGAACCTGCCGACTTGATAGCACCTTGGCGGCAGTTGTATTATCACGTTTTGCAAAGTTTGTCTGCGGATGATATGGACACAATGGCGGACAGGTTGCTGCGGCACAATCCCGAACAATCGCTGTTGAGACCGACGATTGAGGCTGTTTGGGAGGCCATTGCTATTGAGGATAATTGGGAACCGTTTTATGAATTGGTTAAACGACTTCAAGACCCAAAAAATTGA
- a CDS encoding tetratricopeptide repeat protein produces the protein MVSKRHKHKSTILNKLLITSQMLKEEERRKKEEGRRKKEEGQITNSPLPTPRYQLPVTNSPLPTPRYQFPIPDMNMVGQLLDRRYRVVQILSSGAFGQTYLAVDTRRPGHPQCVVKQLRPPSNTSTVLKTAYRLFKQEAEILEKLGKHDQIPFLLAYFEEGNQFYLVEEFVPGHALNREIVAGQPWREERVLDLLEEVLQLLAFVHSQGVIHRDVNPSNLIRRKPDGKLVLIDFGSVKEVANHVSDYDTEFPRTIATGTPAYMPIEQFQGNPQFSSDLYAVGMMAVQAITGLPGTDLPKLQNPSPSHTGEIVWRNRTQCSVALANIIDKMVCHQFGKRYQSAEEVLAALSKLRHRPEPGNMAHKKSISPLLVSSDSFSSRLGSRFWWLILAGLGAVIVLIFLFSYGSRPNPIKAKEYYELGVEKARNQDADAALQAFNKSIQLNPKNAESFYQRGNANYDLKKYQEAIADYSQAIALNPKYVQAYFNRGLARNDFNDKRGAIEDYTQALNLQPNDADTYYERGIAYLEQQDYKTAIQDFNAVIRLQPNLVKAYHSRGLARAGSADLQGAIGDYTEAIKIDAKNVDAFYSRGRARFHLGDYQGALADYSQVIAIDPKSADAYANRCSTQLNLGAHQAAIDDCTQAISLSDEDGVPYNNRCIAYLNLKDYPKAIADCTQALKVNPNDYNAYNNRALARSTGGDPQGAIADFTAAIGFNPNNAEAYANRAKIYQELKNYNSAIADYVQAIRISPNYAAAYYGRGIVRRSLGDKAGAISDLEKAGKMFLDQGLTGGYKDAQFEIEKLK, from the coding sequence ATGGTTTCCAAAAGGCACAAGCACAAATCAACGATCCTAAATAAGCTATTAATCACCAGTCAGATGTTAAAAGAAGAAGAAAGAAGGAAGAAGGAAGAAGGAAGAAGGAAGAAGGAAGAAGGCCAAATTACCAATTCCCCGTTACCAACTCCCCGTTACCAACTCCCCGTTACCAACTCCCCGTTACCAACTCCCCGTTACCAATTCCCCATTCCCGATATGAACATGGTTGGTCAACTTTTAGACAGGCGTTATCGCGTAGTACAAATTCTCAGCTCGGGTGCTTTCGGACAAACTTATTTAGCTGTCGATACTCGCCGTCCTGGCCACCCTCAATGTGTAGTCAAACAACTGCGCCCTCCCAGCAACACTTCCACAGTTCTCAAAACAGCTTACCGCTTATTTAAACAAGAAGCAGAAATATTAGAAAAGCTGGGAAAACACGATCAAATTCCATTTTTACTCGCTTATTTTGAAGAAGGCAATCAATTCTACCTCGTGGAAGAGTTTGTGCCCGGACACGCCCTAAATAGGGAAATTGTGGCCGGTCAACCTTGGCGGGAAGAACGAGTGCTGGATCTGTTGGAAGAAGTGTTACAACTTCTCGCCTTCGTACACTCTCAGGGAGTGATTCACCGCGATGTTAATCCCTCCAACTTAATTCGCCGCAAACCAGACGGCAAATTAGTTTTAATTGACTTCGGCTCGGTTAAAGAAGTTGCGAATCACGTCAGTGACTACGATACAGAATTTCCGCGCACCATTGCTACTGGGACTCCGGCTTATATGCCGATCGAACAATTTCAAGGCAACCCGCAATTTAGCAGCGACCTCTATGCAGTCGGGATGATGGCAGTCCAAGCTATCACGGGTTTGCCTGGTACGGATTTGCCCAAATTGCAAAATCCGAGCCCTTCTCACACGGGGGAAATTGTTTGGCGAAACCGAACTCAATGTTCTGTGGCACTAGCAAATATAATTGACAAAATGGTTTGTCACCAATTTGGCAAACGCTATCAATCTGCGGAGGAAGTGTTGGCAGCTCTCAGCAAGTTGAGACACCGCCCAGAGCCGGGAAATATGGCTCACAAGAAAAGTATTTCTCCCCTATTAGTGTCTTCTGATAGTTTTTCGTCACGTTTGGGAAGTCGGTTTTGGTGGCTGATTTTGGCGGGATTGGGGGCGGTGATAGTTCTGATATTTCTGTTTAGTTATGGGAGCCGGCCGAATCCGATTAAAGCTAAGGAATATTACGAACTGGGAGTGGAAAAGGCTCGCAATCAAGATGCGGATGCAGCTTTGCAGGCTTTTAATAAGTCCATTCAATTGAATCCTAAAAATGCTGAGAGTTTTTACCAGCGCGGTAATGCTAATTATGATTTAAAAAAATATCAAGAAGCAATTGCGGATTATTCTCAGGCGATCGCTCTCAATCCTAAATATGTTCAGGCTTATTTTAACCGCGGGCTCGCCCGTAACGATTTTAACGACAAGCGTGGGGCGATTGAGGATTACACTCAAGCTTTGAATCTCCAGCCCAATGATGCTGATACATATTATGAAAGAGGAATTGCTTATTTAGAACAGCAAGATTACAAGACGGCTATTCAGGATTTTAACGCAGTAATTCGGTTGCAACCGAACCTGGTTAAAGCTTATCATTCGCGAGGGTTGGCTCGTGCTGGGAGCGCAGATTTGCAGGGAGCGATTGGAGATTATACTGAGGCAATTAAAATTGATGCTAAGAATGTTGATGCTTTCTACAGTCGGGGGAGAGCTCGCTTTCACTTAGGAGATTATCAGGGAGCTTTGGCGGATTATTCTCAGGTAATTGCGATCGATCCCAAGAGTGCAGATGCTTACGCTAATCGTTGCAGCACGCAGTTGAATTTGGGAGCGCATCAAGCGGCAATTGACGATTGCACTCAGGCAATTTCGCTGAGCGATGAGGATGGGGTTCCTTACAACAATCGCTGCATTGCTTATTTAAATTTGAAGGATTATCCCAAAGCAATTGCCGATTGCACTCAAGCGCTGAAAGTGAATCCAAATGATTATAATGCTTATAACAATCGTGCTTTAGCTCGCAGCACAGGGGGTGACCCGCAGGGGGCGATCGCAGATTTTACAGCAGCAATCGGGTTCAATCCCAACAATGCTGAAGCTTACGCCAATCGGGCTAAGATTTATCAGGAGTTAAAGAATTACAATAGTGCGATCGCCGATTACGTGCAAGCTATTCGGATCAGTCCGAATTATGCTGCTGCTTACTACGGTAGAGGCATTGTTCGCCGCTCCTTGGGAGACAAAGCAGGAGCGATTAGCGATTTAGAAAAAGCCGGCAAAATGTTTCTCGATCAAGGACTTACCGGCGGTTACAAAGATGCACAATTTGAGATTGAAAAGCTCAAGTAG